The Clostridia bacterium sequence CATATAAGAAAAATGATTGGGGCTGTATCCAAACCTGGTTGATAAAGATTTTAGAGTCAATGGTTCTGATAAGTTGTTGTAAATATAAAAAAGAACTTCTTTTATTGAGTCATTCGAGGATAAGTTTTTGTCTATAAGCTCAATCTTGCTTAACACTATTGCAAACAAAGACTTTCCGAGTGCATCGCTGCAATAGTTTTGCTTTTTTGAATTGTATTCAATAAGCATATCGTATATAGTTATAAGATTTTGAAAAGTCTTGGCATCGTTGATGATGTTGTTTTTAAATGTCTTGTTCCTAAGCATCAGATTAAAATCAGACAAAAGGTTTTTTGGTAGAATTATCACATAGCCGTCAGACTGTGCGTTTACGCTGTATGCATGCACATCATAAGAGTTGCATATCAGAATTTCGCCCTTAGTCAAAACCGAGCTTTTTCCATTAATCAAAATGTCTATTTTTCCTTCTTTTACGAACAATATTTCTATCGAACTATGAAAATGCGCATTACAGCCTTCTGTTTTGAAGGCTTCTATGGGCTTTATTTCATAATCTCTATCAGATTCGTATAATAACATTTTGACCTCAAAAGTGTTTATTTATGACAAATCTTATTATAAAACATATTAACTTTTCAATCAACATAATCGTAATTTCTGGCAAAAAAAAGAAATTAATTGACTAGAATAGTTTTTTTGCCGGGGTATAATGGACTAAAAAGATTAAAACCAAAAGAGGAAGAATAGATGAATATCGCGATTATCGGATATGGAGGAATGGGCAGATACCATTTTGAAAGAGTTCAAAAAAATGGATATCTCAACGTAATAGGAATTTATGATATAGACCAAGAAAGATGCAATATAGCATTACGAGATGGTCTTAAGGTATATAAAAGCTATCAGGAAATAGCCTTGGATAACAACATAGAAGGCGTTTTGATAGCTACCCCTAATGACGTGCATGCGTTTTATATAGAATATTTTGCAAAAAAGGGTTTGAAAGTTTTGTGCGAAAAACCGGTTGTAAGAAATGCGCAGGAGTTCGAAGAACTTTTAAATAAAACTGGTCAAAGCGTTTTTGCGATCAATCAAAACAGACGGTTTGACGCAGATTATATAACCGCAAGAAAAATAATCCAAAGCGAAAAAATTGGCAAAATAAACAGAATTCAATCTAGCGTTACAGGCGCAAACGGTGTGCCGGGCGGCT is a genomic window containing:
- a CDS encoding AraC family transcriptional regulator codes for the protein MLLYESDRDYEIKPIEAFKTEGCNAHFHSSIEILFVKEGKIDILINGKSSVLTKGEILICNSYDVHAYSVNAQSDGYVIILPKNLLSDFNLMLRNKTFKNNIINDAKTFQNLITIYDMLIEYNSKKQNYCSDALGKSLFAIVLSKIELIDKNLSSNDSIKEVLFYIYNNLSEPLTLKSLSTRFGYSPNHFSYMFNSYMKTNLTTFINNLRAQKSLEYIKSGQSVIEASENAGFPSLRTFYRSFKSNFNTSPIKFIKQLNVTSSMM